The following are encoded in a window of Xyrauchen texanus isolate HMW12.3.18 chromosome 42, RBS_HiC_50CHRs, whole genome shotgun sequence genomic DNA:
- the LOC127635329 gene encoding high affinity cAMP-specific 3',5'-cyclic phosphodiesterase 7A-like isoform X1: MELCYQLPVLPLDRPVPKHVLSRRGAISFSSSSSLFGAPDPRQLSQRRGAISYDSSDQTALYIRMLAVTNKTIKPSFVFTPGACVIFKQLFSRDVRVRSQVGFEPERRGSHPYLGIDFRTLHSRAESAGSIPVRRIRRLFSFQRHLLPSRLLRGPPHLNPLHILDEDYCGQAKCMLEKVGSWNFNIFLFDRLTNGNSLVYLTFNLLNQYGLIELFQLDMVKVRRFLVLVQEDYHNQNPYHNAVHAADVTQAMHCYLREPKLAQSLTSCDILLGLLAAATHDLDHPGVNQPFLIKTNHYLAALYRNTSVLENHHWRSAVGLLRETEVFSHLPTEDSLSIERQLGSLILATDISRQNEYLSRFRTHLDEDDLCLGNASHRHFILQMALKCADICNPCRPWELSKQWSEKVTDEFFHQGDIEKKHKLEVSPLCDREANTISSVQIGFMTYVVEPLFAEWARFSDTRLSQTMLGHLGLNKASWSAMEPEASGSSEEGESELTRVTEEPSSRALSQGSQKS, translated from the exons AGACGTGGAGCAATCTCCTATGACAGCTCTGATCAAACTGCTCTGTATATTCGCATGCTAG ctgtgacaaacaaaacaatcaaacCCTCATTCGTGTTTACACCAG GGGCTTGTGTAATATTCAAACAGCTGTTTTCAA GAGATGTGAGAGTGAGAAGTCAGGTAGGCTTTGAACCTGAACGAAGAGGCTCGCACCCATACCTGGGCATCGATTTCCGCACTTTGCACT ccCGTGCTGAGTCAGCAGGGTCGATCCCAGTTCGGAGAATACGGAGGCTCTTTAGTTTTCAGCGACACCTGCTTCCGTCCCGTCTGCTACGAGGACCACCACACCTCAACCCCCTCCACATTCTGGATGAGGACTACTGCGGCCAGGCCAAA TGTATGCTAGAAAAGGTTGGAAGCTGGAATTTCAACATATTCCTCTTTGACAGACTTACAAATG GTAACAGTCTTGTCTACTTGACATTTAATTTGCTGAATCAATATGGCCTCATTGAGCTCTTCCAGTTAGACATGGTTAAAGTGCGTCGCTTTTTAG TTCTGGTCCAAGAAGACTACCACAATCAGAACCCGTACCACAATGCAGTCCATGCTGCTGACGTGACCCAGGCCATGCACTGTTACCTTAGAGAACCCAAG CTTGCCCAGTCCCTCACATCATGTGACATCCTCTTAGGATTGCTGGCAGCAGCCACACACGATCTGGACCACCCTGGAGTCAACCAGCCTTTCCTAATCAAAACCAACCATTACCTTGCAGCTTTGTACAGG AATACCTCTGTTCTGGAGAATCACCACTGGAGATCTGCAGTGGGTCTGCTGAGAGAAACCGAAGTTTTCTCCCATCTGCCCACCGAGGACAG TCTGAGTATAGAGAGGCAGCTGGGCTCGCTGATTCTGGCCACAGACATCAGCAGACAGAATGAGTACCTGTCCCGCTTCAGGACTCACCTAGATGAGGATGACCTTTGTTTGGGAAACGCTTCTCATCGACATTTCATTCTGCAG ATGGCCTTGAAGTGTGCAGATATCTGTAACCCATGTAGACCATGGGAGCTCAGCAAGCAGTGGAGTGAAAAAGTTACAGATGAATTCTTCCACCAAG GTGACATTGAAAAGAAGCATAAACTTGAAGTCAGTCCACTGTGTGATCGTGAAGCCAACACCATATCCAGTGTTCAAATCG GTTTCATGACCTATGTGGTGGAGCCTCTGTTTGCCGAGTGGGCACGTTTTTCGGACACCCGGCTCTCTCAGACCATGCTCGGCCATTTGGGCCTGAACAAGGCCAGCTGGAGTGCCATGGAGCCCGAGGCGTCGGGAAGCTCAGAGGAGGGGGAATCCGAGCTGACCCGAGTCACTGAGGAGCCAAGTTCCAGAGCCTTATCTCAGGGAAGCCAGAAGTCATGA